Genomic segment of Prochlorococcus marinus CUG1417:
TTAAATAAATCTCAAATAGAAGATATTTTTGAATCTGCTCTTGATTCACTAATTAACCATTGCAGAGATGAATTAGATAATTGCGAATCAGATTTAGAAAACGCATCACAAAAAATATTAGATAGTGAATTGCGAGAAGGACTTGATTCTCCTTTTGTAAATGTTAGAAACGACTTAAAAAAATCTTTAACAAAAATTGAAGCTGTAATGAATACACTCTCAGTAACTTTAGACTTTCCAAAATTAATAGTTTCTAGTGGTCAAATTGATATTAGAGAGGATGTGAATGAGAGGGTTACTAATATTATCGATAATCTTACAATTATTGATGCTGAAATTGATCAAGCAATGGAAGGTTGGAGACTAAAAAGATTACCAAGAATTGATCGTGATATTTTGCGTTTAGCTTATGTTGATATTAATTATTTGAGTACACCAGTTGCTGTTGCTTGTGATGAGGCAGTTAATCTAGCCAATAAATATAGTGATATGCAGGGAAGAAAATTTATTAATGGAGTTTTAAGGAGATTACAAACAGTAAAATTACAATGATTATTTGATATAAATAAGTAATATTTACAAATTTAATAAATACGGACTAAATATATCAATGACAAATACTGATTCTGATAATTCTCGTGAGTGGGCTGCACAGGCTTATGCACTTTTAAAAAAACGACAGGAGGATCAAAAGCAAGAATTAAAAAAACAGGAGGATCAAAAGCAAGAATTAAAAAAACAGGAGGATCAAAAGCAAGAATTAAAAAAACAGGAGGATCAAAAGCAAGAATTAATTGATAACTCTAGTAAAGAAAATATTTCTGTACCTTCTAAAACTATTGCTGAAACTAAATTAGGAGAATTTGACGATAATTTTACTTGGTCTGCAATGGTATTAGCTGCTCAAGGAAAAAAAATAAATCAAATATCGATAGATGAAATTGATTGGTTAACTAAATTAAGAAGAGGATTAGAAGAAACTCGAAAAGGATTTGTTACTGAATTATTGGATAAATTAGGAGATGATCCTCTTACTCCTGAATCTCTTGATGATTTAGAGACTTTATTAATTAGAGCAGATGTTGGTATTGATTCAACTGATAGAGTAATAAGTGCTCTTAGAACAAAATTAAACGAAGAAGTCTTAGGTGGGGAAGCAGGAATAAAATTTTTAAAGAAGGAATTAAAAATAATTATCGATAAACCAATAGTAAATTCAGGTGTTGATATTTTAGTGCCTCAAAAGGGTAAGTTAAATGTTTGGTTACTTGTAGGAGTTAATGGCGTTGGAAAAACTACTACTTTAGGAAAATTAGCATATTTGTCATCAAAGAGTAATTATAAAACTTTAATAGCTGCTGCTGATACTTTTAGAGCTGCGGCGGTAGAACAACTTAAAGTTTGGGGTGAAAGAAGTAATGTTGATGTTATATCTAATCAATCAAAAAATGCTGATCCAGCTGCTGTAGTTTTTGATGCAATTAATTCTGCACAAAAAAGAAACGTTGACTTATTACTTGTTGATACAGCAGGTAGATTGCAGACAAAAAATAATTTGATGGATGAATTAGCAAAAATAAAAAAAATTATTGATAAAAAGGTTCCAGATGCAATTATTGAATCATTATTGGTTTTAGATGCAAGTCAAGGTCAAAATGGCTTAAAGCAAGCAAAAAGTTTTGCTAAATCAGCAAATTTAACTGGAGCAATTATTACTAAATTAGATGGGACCTCTAGAGGAGGAGTTTCATTAGCTGTATCTGAAGAGGTAAATTTGCCTATAAGATTTATTGGGGCTGGAGAGGGTATAAAAGATTTGAGACCTTTTAATAGTTATGAATTTGTCGAAGCTATGCTTGCAGATAAATAAATATTTAATTAATTTTTTTTAAAAATTAAAATTTAATGTTAAAACATATTTATCTATTAGATTTGTTGTGACAAATAATCAAAATGAGAAATTATTTTCAAACAAATTTATTAAAAAATTTTTAGAAAATGAACCTGCACTATTTTTAAAAAATAAATATAAATTTGCTGAAATCGCGTCTTCATTATCATATTACTTAAAATCTTTTTCAAACGTAGATAAATTATTGGATTACATATGCTTAATTTTTAAACATATTTTTAATGAAAAAATAATATTAATTATCCCTTTAAATTATGAGGGAGAGATATGGAATGAAAATATAAAAATTTCAGCTAATAATGAATGTTCAATAATTCAAGAAGAAATTGCTAGTTTTTTTAAGCAATTTTATTTTTCTAGAAATTTTAAAATAAAAGAAATTTTAACTTTTGAAAATGCTCTAAAAGATAATTTTAAAGAATATAAAATTGAAACAAAAAAGATATTATCAAGAGGGAAATGTAGAGGATTTATATATATTTTTAGCAATGATATGACTAGCATATCGATTACTGAAGATAATAATTTTAATTTTATTCAAAATTGTTTGGCTGTTGGATTAGAAAATTACTGCTTAATAAAAGCAAAGAAAAAGCATGAGAACGTAGATAGAGAAATTTCAACTGGGGCTGAAATACAATCTCAATTGCTTCCAGATTATTGTCCCATTATTTATGGAGTTGACCTAGCCGCACATTGCAGACCAGCTCTCCAGTTAGGAGGGGATTACTATGATTTTATGTGCGTAAAGACGAATATCTCAGAAAAAAGAAAAGAAAAAGCTAGATGGGCATTTGTAATTGGTGACGTTATGGGTAAAGGAATTCCAGCTGGCCTTTTAATGACTATGCTGAGAGGAATGCTACGTGCAGAAGTTCTTACGGGGCTGCCTCCAGATAGAATTTTGCATGATTTGAATCAACTAGCGATAGATGATTTAGATCAATCTCATAGATTTGTAACATTGTTCTATTCAGATTATGACCCCAGAACTAGAAAATTGAGATTTGCTAATGCTGCACATAATCCTCCTTTGCTTTGGAAAAGTTCAGATCAGAAAATTATAAAATTAGATGCAGAGGGATTTGTACTTGGATTACAAAAAGACGCTGAATATGATTGTGGTGAAATCAAACTTAATGAAAATGATTTAGTTCTTTATTACACAGATGGAGTAATCGATACTTCTAATTCTTTGGGTGAAAGGTTTGATGAGGAAAGGTTAATTAAAACCCTTACAAAATTATGCAAGCAATCTTATACATCTCAAGAAATTTTAAATAAAATCTTCAAAAAATTAGATGATTTTACTGGCCAAAATAGACATTTGGAAGATGATGCATCTATTGTTATTTTTCAATTAAGGTAGATATTTTTTGTCACCTATATGAAAAAATGCTTTATTAGAGATATCTAAAGTTACTAATTGATATGGCAAAAGTTTGGAGTAAAAGGTTTGATAATTCACTTAACCCTTTTATTGAAAAGTTTAACGCTTCAATTGGTTTTGATAGAAAGCTTATTTTAGAAGATTTGGATTGTTCGATAGCTCATGCAAAAATGCTTGGCAAAACTAAAGTGTTATCCTCATCTGAAACGTCGATAATTATTAATGGTCTAGAGAAAATTAAGGTTGAGTATTTGCAGGGTAAATTTTTTCCAAGTTTTCCTTCTGAAGATATTCACTATTGTATTGAAGAAAAACTAATAAGTCTAATTGGTGAAACGGGGAAAAAGCTACACACAGGTAGAAGTAGAAATGATCAAGTTGGCACAGATATAAGGTTGTGGCTAAGAAAAGAGATTGATAACCTTGACATCTTAATAACTGATTTGCAAAAAGCTTTCTTAAATCATGCCAAATCTAATATTTATACTTTAATTCCTGGTTATACACATATGCAAAGAGCGCAACCTTTATCTTTGGCTCATCATTTATTGGCTTATTTAGAAATGCTTCAAAGGGATCGCGAAAGGTTGAAGGAAGTAAGATCAAGAGTCAATATTTCCCCATTAGGAGCTGCAGCATTAGCTGGCACAAAAATAAAAATAGATAGGAATTTTACAGCTGCAGAATTAGGTTTTGAAAACATTTATAAAAATAGTATTGATGCTGTAAGCGATAGGGATTTTTGTATTGAGTTTGTTTCTGCATCTGCTTTATTAATGTCTCATTTGAGTAAAATATCAGAGGAAATAATTTTGTGGGTAACTGATGAATTTTCTTTTGCAAAGTTAACGGACAAATGTGCTACTGGAAGTAGCTTGATGCCGCAGAAAAAAAACCCTGATGTTCCAGAATTGATAAGAGGTAAAACCGGAAGAGTTTATGGACATCTTCAAGCATTGTTAACAATGGTCAAAGGTGTACCACTTGCATACAATAAGGATTTTCAAGAAGATAAAGAGCCAATATTTGATACTGCAGAGACAATCTCTTCTTGCCTTAAAGCAATGACAATCTTAATTGATGAAGGCATAAAATTTAATATCAAAGATTTATCTAATTCGGTAGCAAATGATTTTTCTAACGCCACTGATTTAGCAGATTACTTAGTTGGTAAAAATGTTCCTTTTCGAACTGCGTATCAAGTTGTTGGTGAAATCGTTAAATATTGTTTGGAGAGGAAAATGTTGTTTAAAAATCTCAAAATTGATGAATTTAAAAAATTTCATCCCGAATTTGATGAGGATGTTTTTGTGGACCTTGAACCTTTTAATGTTGTTAAGTCAAGAACTAGTGAAGGTGGAACTGGTTTTGAACAAGTAGAAAAAGAGGTAAATAATTGGCAGAAAAAATTGTTACTTTGAATCTAAATTTTTTTTCTACAACTGGGGTATTCTTTGAAGTAGAATAATGATGTAAAGTTATGAGACTACTTATTGTAGTTTTTTAATAAGGTAAATTTTCTTTGTTGAGTTTAAAGTGAGTATTTTTGTTGGCAATCTGCCATTCCGCGCGGAGCGTGAAGACGTTTTACAGTTGTTTGCCCCTTTTGGTGAAGTTTTAAATTGTTCTCTTCCCCTTGAAAGAGATACTGGAAGAAAAAGAGGATTCGCATTCGTTGAAATGTCAGATGAAGCAATTGAGTCAGCAGCTATTGATGGTTTGCAAGGTACGGAGCTCATGGGTAGACCATTAAGAATTAATAAGGCCGAGCCAAGAGGTTCTGGCGGATCTCGAAGAGGAGGAAGAAGTGGCGGTTACGGCGGTGGAAATAATGGTGGCAGCTATGGCGGTGGCGGTTACGGCGCTGGAAATAATGGTGGCAGCTATGGCGGTGGCGGTTACGGCGCTGGCGGTTACGGCGGTGGAAATAATGGTGGCGGTTACGGCGGTGGCGGTTACGGCGGTGGAAATAATGGTGGCAGCTATGGCGGTGGGTCTGAATCTAATGCCAATTACACTAATAAACCTTCTGGAGCAGAAGGGTGGGAGGACAGAAGTTATGGAAACACCTCTGAAAATGCTGAATATGAAAGCGGTAGGAGTAGAAGAAAAAGGGGAGTTTCTAATGACAGCAATGCTGCAATCGAGGATAACTAGTACCCCATTTCTTCGAGCTTTTTAGTTTCTTTAAGTAGATATTCAATATCTAATTTTTTATCTATAGATTTATTAGAAATTTGATTTCTCCAAATTTTTGCTTTTGGAATACCTTCGACCAAATTTATTAGATGTTTGCAAATATCCCAAGATTTTCCTCCATTAGTTAAATGTTCATCTATGTATGGGATTAAGGAGAATATAATATTTGAAGCTGATTTAGGTTCGGTATTGATTCCATAAACTTTTTGATCAATTTCAGACCATCTTAAGGGATGTTTATACACAGAACGTCCAATCATGACACCATCAAAATCATTTAGAGCTTTTAATGATTCATCGATATTTGTGAAACCTCCATTGATTTCTATTAATAATTCTGGATTTGATTTTTTCAATTTTTTTACTAAATCATAATTTAGTGGGGGTATAGTTCTGTTTTGTTTTGGATTAAGACCTTTTAATATCGCTTTCCTTGCATGGACTGTAAATCTGTCTGCACCAGCATTTGCGATAATTCTTACGAATTTATTCAAGTTAACGAAACTATCATCATTGTCTACACCGATTCTGTGTTTGATTGTCACCGGTAAGTTGCAATTATTTTTTAAGGATTCTATACATTTTGCTACTGTTAGAGGGTCTTTCATAAGTGAAGCTCCAAAATTTCCAGAACAGACCCTTGGACTCGGACAACCAACATTAAAGTTTATTTCGTCATAACCCCAATCCTGTGCTATTCGGGCTGCCTCTTTAAGGATTTTTGGATTGTCCCCTCCAAACTGAATCGATATCGGGTGTTCTTCATTATTAAAATCTAAAAATTTTTCCTTTTTATCCGTATGAAATAAACTTTTGGCCACAATCATTTCCGTATATAGCAGAGCTTTAGAGCTTATTTTTCTCATTATCATTCTGAAATGTTTATCAGTACAATCCATCATTGGAGCAATACTTAATTTATGAATATTTTTAATAGAATCGGAATGTATGGAACTCATTACTTTTTATGTGAGTAAATATATGAATCAATTTTTATCAAGAAGAACTTTTATTCTAATTCCTACTATGTCAATACTAAAAACATTTTTTAAGCCTATGCAAGTTTTAGCTTCTTCGCTTGCTTCTAAAGAGGAGTGGAATTTATCAAAAGAAGAATGGAAATCTAGGCTAAGTCCAGAATCCTACTATATTTTGAGGGAGGAAGGCACTGAAAGAGCTTTCAGTAGCGAATTAAATAATGAGAAAAGAAAAGGGGTTTTTCACTGTGCAGGATGTGATTTACCACTTTTTCTCT
This window contains:
- a CDS encoding PP2C family protein-serine/threonine phosphatase — translated: MTNNQNEKLFSNKFIKKFLENEPALFLKNKYKFAEIASSLSYYLKSFSNVDKLLDYICLIFKHIFNEKIILIIPLNYEGEIWNENIKISANNECSIIQEEIASFFKQFYFSRNFKIKEILTFENALKDNFKEYKIETKKILSRGKCRGFIYIFSNDMTSISITEDNNFNFIQNCLAVGLENYCLIKAKKKHENVDREISTGAEIQSQLLPDYCPIIYGVDLAAHCRPALQLGGDYYDFMCVKTNISEKRKEKARWAFVIGDVMGKGIPAGLLMTMLRGMLRAEVLTGLPPDRILHDLNQLAIDDLDQSHRFVTLFYSDYDPRTRKLRFANAAHNPPLLWKSSDQKIIKLDAEGFVLGLQKDAEYDCGEIKLNENDLVLYYTDGVIDTSNSLGERFDEERLIKTLTKLCKQSYTSQEILNKIFKKLDDFTGQNRHLEDDASIVIFQLR
- the ftsY gene encoding signal recognition particle-docking protein FtsY, which translates into the protein MTNTDSDNSREWAAQAYALLKKRQEDQKQELKKQEDQKQELKKQEDQKQELKKQEDQKQELIDNSSKENISVPSKTIAETKLGEFDDNFTWSAMVLAAQGKKINQISIDEIDWLTKLRRGLEETRKGFVTELLDKLGDDPLTPESLDDLETLLIRADVGIDSTDRVISALRTKLNEEVLGGEAGIKFLKKELKIIIDKPIVNSGVDILVPQKGKLNVWLLVGVNGVGKTTTLGKLAYLSSKSNYKTLIAAADTFRAAAVEQLKVWGERSNVDVISNQSKNADPAAVVFDAINSAQKRNVDLLLVDTAGRLQTKNNLMDELAKIKKIIDKKVPDAIIESLLVLDASQGQNGLKQAKSFAKSANLTGAIITKLDGTSRGGVSLAVSEEVNLPIRFIGAGEGIKDLRPFNSYEFVEAMLADK
- the argH gene encoding argininosuccinate lyase, translating into MAKVWSKRFDNSLNPFIEKFNASIGFDRKLILEDLDCSIAHAKMLGKTKVLSSSETSIIINGLEKIKVEYLQGKFFPSFPSEDIHYCIEEKLISLIGETGKKLHTGRSRNDQVGTDIRLWLRKEIDNLDILITDLQKAFLNHAKSNIYTLIPGYTHMQRAQPLSLAHHLLAYLEMLQRDRERLKEVRSRVNISPLGAAALAGTKIKIDRNFTAAELGFENIYKNSIDAVSDRDFCIEFVSASALLMSHLSKISEEIILWVTDEFSFAKLTDKCATGSSLMPQKKNPDVPELIRGKTGRVYGHLQALLTMVKGVPLAYNKDFQEDKEPIFDTAETISSCLKAMTILIDEGIKFNIKDLSNSVANDFSNATDLADYLVGKNVPFRTAYQVVGEIVKYCLERKMLFKNLKIDEFKKFHPEFDEDVFVDLEPFNVVKSRTSEGGTGFEQVEKEVNNWQKKLLL
- the dusA gene encoding tRNA dihydrouridine(20/20a) synthase DusA, whose product is MSSIHSDSIKNIHKLSIAPMMDCTDKHFRMIMRKISSKALLYTEMIVAKSLFHTDKKEKFLDFNNEEHPISIQFGGDNPKILKEAARIAQDWGYDEINFNVGCPSPRVCSGNFGASLMKDPLTVAKCIESLKNNCNLPVTIKHRIGVDNDDSFVNLNKFVRIIANAGADRFTVHARKAILKGLNPKQNRTIPPLNYDLVKKLKKSNPELLIEINGGFTNIDESLKALNDFDGVMIGRSVYKHPLRWSEIDQKVYGINTEPKSASNIIFSLIPYIDEHLTNGGKSWDICKHLINLVEGIPKAKIWRNQISNKSIDKKLDIEYLLKETKKLEEMGY
- the msrB gene encoding peptide-methionine (R)-S-oxide reductase MsrB: MNQFLSRRTFILIPTMSILKTFFKPMQVLASSLASKEEWNLSKEEWKSRLSPESYYILREEGTERAFSSELNNEKRKGVFHCAGCDLPLFLSDKKFDSGTGWPSFWDSIQGSVATKVDFKLIVPRTEYHCSRCGGHQGHVFNDGPLPTGKRYCNNGLALRFVPE
- a CDS encoding RNA recognition motif domain-containing protein, whose product is MSIFVGNLPFRAEREDVLQLFAPFGEVLNCSLPLERDTGRKRGFAFVEMSDEAIESAAIDGLQGTELMGRPLRINKAEPRGSGGSRRGGRSGGYGGGNNGGSYGGGGYGAGNNGGSYGGGGYGAGGYGGGNNGGGYGGGGYGGGNNGGSYGGGSESNANYTNKPSGAEGWEDRSYGNTSENAEYESGRSRRKRGVSNDSNAAIEDN
- the nusB gene encoding transcription antitermination factor NusB, translated to MHNNKSLSRELSLISLSLIKDKGDFQLNKSQIEDIFESALDSLINHCRDELDNCESDLENASQKILDSELREGLDSPFVNVRNDLKKSLTKIEAVMNTLSVTLDFPKLIVSSGQIDIREDVNERVTNIIDNLTIIDAEIDQAMEGWRLKRLPRIDRDILRLAYVDINYLSTPVAVACDEAVNLANKYSDMQGRKFINGVLRRLQTVKLQ